TATATACGACTTCACAATCACGATCAATCAACGACTCTAGCTATgttattcattttaattgatgaaatttacaCTGCGTAGAGTGgctcgaataaaaaaaaaattggttgaacTCCACTATCTTCAGTGATTGCTGGCAGAGACTAATTACATTACATATATACACTTTATCACTGAGCACACCGAATTATCTTCAATTAATCAGTACAAACCAAAGTCAATCCAATTTATCTACAAAGAGCAACTGTATGAACGAATGCTGTAAATTTTACTGAATGAAACTGTTGCTCCAATTGATGTACGGTAACACCTCGCAAATGTAAttgatcattttcattgaactTAATTGAACTTACCGATACAATTTGGCAGCACTTTATCCCACGTGTGGCTCGACGTACAAATCAATTCACGACTGGAAACAGCTGTATCGGGGAAGACAAACGTTGGATCGCATATATATTTGGCTGAGTTTTCTGATTTGTGAACGAGGCGACCGTGTAATGGTGCTGAGGGGGTCAAACAACCTAATGCTAAATGGTAAAATAATGTTGGTTAGAAAGAGTGAGTTCGATTTGTGTTGATTAGAAAAAAACGAACACCGCTGTATGAGTGAGTTAGTTCTGTTCGCTGTTCATATGCTGTATATACAGCGTAAGTAACTATATTATTATGTAGATGTGTGTTCTTGAGCGGTTCTTATTGTGGTGTTCGTCTTAAAGTGGGTTTATAAAACCTTTTGTTTGCGATCCGATACCATCTTCAATGTAACTTATAGTGAAAAtactcagaaaatattttatttttgtgttgtcGTCAGGGTCGTTCTGCGCTTGTTACGAAAAATAaaccaaacaaacaaaaaacccgCTGTATATTAACTGACCGTGAgggaaaaattttggtttgatttttcatcatatcAAATTTTAGGGAGGTCCGATTGGTCATTTAAATCCTTTAGTGCTAAAGGAGAcctttttgtgaatatttttcatataagtGATTCTCTTCTAGGTAAGGGCAAGTGATAGGAATTCAGCTTTGTCTTACAGCAGGTTAAAGCTAGCTCACACTCATATCCACTAGCAATAAATCAATCtgtaaatctattacttctttcgtttaaacAGTCATGGAATGTTAaccaaaatagttatttcatAACCGATTgtagaaaattggattttccaACAAGAACTcaagttggaatttcctattttctttcaaatgtgAAGACATACGTGCGAGGTGTGACTAAGACTACTAGAAAACATCAATTGGTGGctccatttttcaaaacgaaagtgacagttcgagtgagaaaatatcttttttctACCCTGTCAAAGCAAGAGAAAATAGACATTGAATCTCCGCATTGAAATCAGACAAAGTGTGATCAAGGCATTATTTTCTCACGGTTTTTTTAGTGGAGATATTAAGGCTAATCACCACACGCACATGAAAAATCTATCTTTGATTCATTTCTTTTGACATCCATTTTTACAAAGACAATACGAGTCAAACTCCATCGCTTTATTTTTTCTAACGAATGACATAGCCTTTATCAGATAATTACCTATTTAGGAAAGACTGCGGTAAAAAATGGATAACCTAAATGTTCACTGAACATTGCTCAGGTCAGGTTTCATTCAAACCTATCAGGTCGGGTTTTTGTGTTGCCtgcaaatttcatgaaaatcttTCAGTCGACCAGATTTAGGTCACAACAATGATAAAAGAGTGATTTAATGATAGGTTGTACTGTATACATTATCTTTTGAAAACGTTTACCCTCAGTCAGCAGCGAGTACTTTGGATAAATGGACTGTAGATTACAAAAATCAACACCGGAATAGCTCAGTAGAGTGGAGGTATGTTTGTAGAGAGTCTCAATAGTTTAGTATGTAGATTAAGCTTCATGGttacgaacaattttttttaaagaacaaCAACTGCACACAATATACGGTACACTGTGCTATAAATTTGAATGTAACGCCTTTTAATGGATtgcaaaagaaataaattactCAAAATTTAACATCGCTATCCCTCGTCCGGTTATctaatttgcatatttttaattagaaaagtATTCAACTCAAACGTACCTGTGTAGTGCAGCAGAACACCCCTCTTCGGGTACGCAACCTTTGACGTTGTATTCACACTGATCtatttgtggaaaaaaaatagttccaTCAGTCGCATGCAAATGAGGTCTTTTATCACATAATTCAAATGATCAAACAAGACAAAAATGCAAGAAGTGCAAGTAACGCTAGTAACATACCACAATGTGATTAGAATCGCTTAACACTTGAATCGGTCGAGCGTGTTCGCTGCAGCTGTTGAACAGCATTCTACCAATTTCCAAgtcaaatatttgaatgaaatctTTGCATATGAAATCGTCTGAaagtacaaaaaatgtaaaattcaatttccattcaTCAGAATGTCTCTAGGAACACTGCGATGCACGAGCTTACATCTCAAATTTATGTCCAAAATGGTAATGCGAACTCTTTGGCCAATGGGTGCGGATATCCTCCAACTGCAATTGGACTCGCCAATGTAAAATTTCGGATAACCAGTTGTTGCTAGGAAGCCCTGCAGCAGTGGCTGCCGGAAAAAGGATGTCTGATAGCTCGTATGATTTCTGATTATATTTTGTCGGAACACTGTACGGCCGTTATATTCAACCGCAAAGTCTTCATAACTATAATCGACTTCATCGTCATATGCACCCTTTGTCTCGTCCAGTACGTCGTTCGATTTTATCacagaattttctttgtaGATTTTATTATGGTATGTTGTGGGTGGTGTCGATATCACTCTTTGGTCATGTTCAATGGGCCTTCTATCTATAGCTAAATTTCCCTTATTCACTTTGTCGGTGAATAACGGCGGGTGGGTTTGACTAGATTCATTTTTCAGTATAATTTCGTTCGAAATATCCTTGTCTAACGTATCGATGTCCTGTGGTATCGTTTCGTTCTCGTTCAGATTTTCTTCTCTACTGTTGGGTTGTTTATGAGTATAAAAAGTTTCATAAGTTATTGGGGATGTAACCGAAGTGGCAGTAATAGTAGTAGTGGTTGTTCGTTCAGTGGGTCTACTTGGAGGACTTAACATGGTTTCAATGGACGTGGAAAGTGTTCGATATTTATTCCAGTtgctattttcattttgtaaaatatcattttctgCTTCGTTATTCTCATCTAATTCGGCATGTGTCACTACTTCCGTAAACGGTTCATGCACCGTTGGAAAAGGCATTCTGTTATCTTCAATCTCGTTTTCgtcttttttgaaataaatttcatttccgaTTTTTCCAATATCGCTCGTGTCGTCTGCATTGCTGGGTAGAATTTTCAATATCCGAAAGTcctaaaatattggaaaatgtgtCCGGTTCAGTATAAATGGATTTTTCACCCAGTTTTTATCGACAAAATAGAAAGCGGGAAATTTTCGGTTACCTGTGAATAGACACGCTGATTTTTTCGCctctttttgtcattttcattgACTACAGATGAACCAACGGGACCCAGTGCATCGTTAGTTTCGCctgattttaatattttcaaatggtGGAAACTTTGATCGGTTTGTATGCGTGCCTGAGCTACAGGCTCACCCTTTCGTTCGTTCGGTTTTGTAAAATCATCGACGGGTTGTTTTTCAGGTCCAATCAGTAGATGTTCAccacaaaatttgttcagtCGAAAATCTGAAAATAGAGACACCGCGCCATTTAGTGTCTACTTTAAATAGCTTCAATTTTGGGCGTCCAGAGTCAGAACGATGGAATGGTAATGAGTTTTACATCGATATCATTTGTGGACAGCCCTATCACAAATTGTATCAAACTGTCGATCGATGTGGCATGGTAAACGAGTGTGaataaatgaacgaaaatctATCAGAAATTCGTATTGTCATTCCCTATAATGTGAAAATGTTAACTGTTTTGTTATAGGAGATTGTTACTGACGATAGAGCAGTTTCGAATACGTCGAAACGTGATACACAGAATAACGTATAATTTAAAACGAGCGCCATggaaaaaagtaatttttcttattaaaatGTTAAAGCCGCAGAGGAAATTACATTTGTGGTGAAAGATCTCCAAAAGGTCACATAGTGTCGATGTGAGTGTGTCGAGACGAAATTATTATTCTGGTGCGACAAACAgatatttttacatttcttgtATAGCTTCATTGAATTCTACTTCTTGCATATATATTCAAAACACGGACACACGTTCCTGGTGGAGAATATATGTGCTAGTTCTTCGGCTGGATGAACAATTCAGTGGAAAATAGGTCAGCAACTTAAATACAGTGTTAAAGTTTTTCGCTAACATTCAGAATTTCATTGGTATACAATACCAACGCTTGTGAAAATTGCTCTGGGGTAAATCCACACTTTTCTCATTTAAAATTCTCACAACATAAGAGTGTTACGTTACCATTGTTgattatatttatataaaagtCACATTCATACACCAatgattcattaaattttagtCGTTTGAGCTAACaaactttttattcgaaagttgagaatataaatgaaaaccgCAAAGTTCCTGTGGGATAATTTATCTCTGACATTCACTTTGATCAAATCTTTTGAAGATgataaacgttttttcaagTCATTAAGACGTGGATTTGCTGCTTGACGTTGaggtttatttaattaaattgacaaaattacTAACTCGACCGTGCATTTTTGtattaataattattaattaatagGTTGAATGTCCCAGAGGTTGAACCGAACCTTACAactgtttgcaaaaattctaattttttattcactCTTGATTAAGCGATATTTACTGACCAATTCGAAATATAGAAAacaattcatacaaaattggttAAGCAGGAactattttacagaaaaaattttcccataatTTTCCcgcatttttctaaaaaaaatgaaaaaatgggaaaatcaatgaaacagagaaatgataacagatgacgctACTTCTGCCGAACCGGAACGATGGAAATAACACGTTGCTTCCGTCAAGCCTACCCGATGGCAGCAACGTGTTACTTCCGTCGAGCCGGTAACATGGCAGCAACGAGTTACTTTCGCCGAACCGGCTCGATGGAAGTAGCGCCATCTGCTATCATTTCTGTGCTTTTGAAACGTCATTGATGAGACAGCTTGTCCTGAACACTCTCACCTCAGACCCCTCAGACTCacttcaattttgttattaaatttCTTAGAACATGCTTTCAACCCTTAAGTATTCCCATAGGATGTCGTACCTTCTCAGTAAAGTGAGCAACAAGAATTGCATATATGTACTATCACCAGAGTCAGAAGTAATTGACAGTTTAGAATAGTATAGGACGCTCCCAGTCTGAAAGTTTTGATGATCCTCAAAGATGTAAAGATGTAAAGCCTTTCCTTTATTTCATATCCAAAAGTTACTTAATTTATCCGACTTTAAAACGCTCTACCATACCAACCTAACTGAATAAAAAGCCACCTGCATCTGTAACTGTTTACCTAGGAGTGAACAAGGCTTTTCACAACTTGTTGGTATTTATCCAAACATCAGTAATTACAGAAGCGTATTATTGCTGAAAGCAACACATTCGATGTAATTGAAATAGAACGTTTACTCTGTGTGGGACCTTAAATACAGTTGATAATATTTACATTTGCAATATCCGCTTTCTATGggataattcaattaaatgttaaattgcaacagatgtaaaatgtgtttgaaatgcttcgaaaaacatttccaaACCGATATATCCAAAAACCGACCGAACCCATCAAACCGTTCAACCCCTCATTGCCAAAAACgccattcaaataaaattatttttattatattacGTTTTATATGTGTAGCCCTACATGTTTGTTCATAATATATATGTGGTTATCTGATGCATTATATGAATTAGGAATATTCacacataaaaattcaaatcacaCACAAGTGTATGTACGTGCTAAataacagaaagaaaaaaaaatcgattgttATATGGTTTGGAAATTGtatggaagtttttttttcctgttgaAAATAAGCCACCATTCAGCTGAATTCCGacataaaaataaactgaCATACAACTGATATTACAATAGGGTCGGAAACTACGAAGTTTTGTATCATATTACGTTTGGTAATGTACACTGATGTATAGACAACATGCAATCCGAATTGGGAATCCAGAGttccaacttttcttttttttataaaatcgttcggttttttattcgattaattttgttttactatAGGAAACCATTTCTGGTAATGTATCGGGTCAGGTCGAGTCTAAAGtcaatgttttgtttattttgttttgttattgaaaTCTTTGCTGCTGAATGATGATGGGACAATTCAGATTTATCGAATATGAAATAAGCAACGCATCTAGCATGTCAGTTCAATATTGCTTATGTCAAATAGATTAATAAATTTGACAGTGTAACATGTAATTTTTCGTTAGTACACTGTTTCCTCGACTATATTAAGGTCATTGTGATATTTATAAACATGACTCTACTTGACATAAGTTATATTCTACTATGTTATGTCTGGTTGAGTAAGGCATTTTAATAGTGTAAGTTTATTCATGGACTACACCTAGCTCACATACGTACTTTTTAGGATGAATCCTTACTATAAAGATGTTATTTCCCAAGACGCTGAAATCAAAACAGTGGGAATCAGTTCTCTGAAAAGAGACAGATTACTGGAACAATACTGCTAAATTTCATTGGTGTGGAAGGAGATCTCTAAGAGAGGTGAGAGCcgagaaattgtttttacatCTTTTAGAAAGCATTACATCAAGTAAACTCAGGCTGAAAAGGCATTCGCTACCACCCACACATCAAATGTCGACGAAGTATAGTTATGATGAGAGTGCCCCGCGAGACTTGGTGAAGAGCGAAATGATACAAAATTATGCTCATTTTGACaagcaacaaaaatttattgtttaacCACTCTCATCATAACATTGGTatagtaaatgaaattttatatagTTTGACACAAGCCGACGTCGCACATTGTATACAGACAGCTGTCAAAATAGACATAAAATTGTAGAGTGCTATTTTGACAAGTGATCCATGTGTCAGTGTTTTGATACCATTTTGTCAAAGAGACGGaaggaaaacaaattgaaCTCAGTGCTACAATATTCGACTAATTCAAAGTgagaaatcaaagaaaaaaccgATCAAGATGAAAATCGATCAATTTCCTGTCGAAATACTGATGAAAATTACGAAATATTTGCCAACGTATGAAGAAATCGCAAAAGTTAACAGGCGGTTTTATAGCGTCGTGCGTAGAGTAAATGATTCAAATATCTATTTACGGACTGATGAGTGGTTCCTTCAACGTGTCCTTTCGGATAATGCAGCGAGTTCTCAATGGCTCAAAAGCATCCTAACAACGAATCGACAGAtatcaaaattggaaattaaaggacgaaaatatttatcggGCGAATTTACGGAACGCGAAATCTGCGGTATCATTTCTATTCTGGAAAAGTTTGCAGCAACTATGAAGGTATTAAGAATTTCATGTGTCACCATAGATGAGCTCaattatctgaaaattttgtcaatgATTCCGAACGTTGAACGTTTGGAGCTAATCGCTTGTTCGATTAGTGAAACCTCTACGACCTATCGACAACGACCTTCCAACGATGAGCTAAACTTAAAGAAGCTGAAATATCTGAAGATTGTATCATGCGACAAAGAGTTTGTTGATGTTTTCCATTGCCTTCCAGTCGGGGTCCTGAAAGAAGTGGAAGCAACTTGCCATTGGGATATTCTCGCCAGTATATTCGATCGACAATTGAAAATCAATACATTGAAAGTGGTATGGGTTCTAACAGACGAAGACGCAAGCAGCGTCACGATTGCACAGATTTTATCGAATCAACCCGAAATAACATCGCTATTCTTATCCGGTGTAACAGTTGATGAACAACTTATGGATGCCGTTGCAGACAATTCGGAATTGGAGGTACTCACAATCAATATGAGTTGGACGTCAATTTCATGTTTCGCAAAGatttggaaattgaaaaagttaaaagattTAACAATAGAATGTTTTGATGACGAAATCGAAAGTACAGCCAAATTCGAAAAACTTGCTAATTCGGATAATACGTCAATTGAAAAGCTGAGCTTTTTGGGAAGCAGCAGAATGTCAAATCATCTTATCAGCGAATTGGCAAAATCTACACCGAATTTGAAGCATCTCAATATCCTACAACACAGCCTCAAGGCCAAAACGGAGGTGGACGCAATTATGAGACACTTCAATTTCGTTGAAGTTTTAAAACTCAGAATCTGGGATGAAGTACCAATAGTTGATCCTGGTAATTATTACAATCCAAAGCTAAGAGAGTTATCAATTTGGTTCTTAGCCGCATCTCATTTCTACGATCGAATGCCTAAATTAATCGCTTCCTTTCCAAATCTAACAAAATTGTCACTGAAAATACAATTGCCGCAATTTCCTCTCAATGTTAGACGGATTTTAAATGCGTTCCCAAAACTCA
This region of Bradysia coprophila strain Holo2 chromosome IV, BU_Bcop_v1, whole genome shotgun sequence genomic DNA includes:
- the LOC119085888 gene encoding uncharacterized protein LOC119085888, whose amino-acid sequence is METKTLTLCMLILVIINCRCVRCINFGYISPIEVVEEWGCHDTEIRLTCPHLDSTIGVLEATFTPNCTETVDGEDNCAHIDLKRLTRAYASPLIDHQMAETEAGKKFLETMRRSKEIEAALNDSLATNKIADLKHHSYVELKSKRNSLRASLEELILEYLRGLSPPGDEENYMEFSKRIRKKREIYVNEQTQHENNSDKLDLVVDSDVYQRTEIGAMNITVTSDDDDYDSDTPYDRYKSVSERPICLEHRRRITQLDQFSLDQSIENDADDEHNIRRIVNYRCSGKNHCSFVFSMDHPFSMLWDSGTVRLKYICMEDFRLNKFCGEHLLIGPEKQPVDDFTKPNERKGEPVAQARIQTDQSFHHLKILKSGETNDALGPVGSSVVNENDKKRRKNQRVYSQDFRILKILPSNADDTSDIGKIGNEIYFKKDENEIEDNRMPFPTVHEPFTEVVTHAELDENNEAENDILQNENSNWNKYRTLSTSIETMLSPPSRPTERTTTTTITATSVTSPITYETFYTHKQPNSREENLNENETIPQDIDTLDKDISNEIILKNESSQTHPPLFTDKVNKGNLAIDRRPIEHDQRVISTPPTTYHNKIYKENSVIKSNDVLDETKGAYDDEVDYSYEDFAVEYNGRTVFRQNIIRNHTSYQTSFFRQPLLQGFLATTGYPKFYIGESNCSWRISAPIGQRVRITILDINLRYDFICKDFIQIFDLEIGRMLFNSCSEHARPIQVLSDSNHIVISVNTTSKVAYPKRGVLLHYTALGCLTPSAPLHGRLVHKSENSAKYICDPTFVFPDTAVSSRELICTSSHTWDKVLPNCIEKSSVHKSGVITVSQFNHKKHKVTMAEKDDLMNNIIIPSSVIAILFIVNALVFLAIMRCRQRKRSLEFDHELAQL